GACCCAGGGCAAGTCCTCGGGGATCCCGGTGGTGGCAGCGGTCAACACCGGCGCCCTGACCTCGGCCAGCGCGGCCGCGTCTTCGGCGACCCAGGCCGCCGAGGACGTGGCGCGGCAGCAGCAGGCGGCATCGCGGCAGAACCTGCCGTCGGTGTTCACCGTGCAGGTCCTGAGTTTCGGCCAGGAACGCCTGGCGCCCAGCCAGGACGGCGCCAGCCGGGCCAACCCGGGCTACAACCCGGACAGCCCGGTGCAGGTCCTGGGTGCCGGACCGCTGAGCGACCAGGCGCGGCAGCAGTTGACCGAGGAAGAGCGGCGGCAACTGACCTTATAGGTTCTCTCGTGGCAACACTGTTCGGGGCGATCGTCGATCGCCCCTTTTTTTTGCCCTGGCACAAAGGCGTGCGCCTTCTCGTAGAAAAGGCAGCGAAGGCTCTAGCTCAAGGGTTCTACGCGGCGGCCAAAAACCGTCAACCGACCAGGGAGGCGCGTGGCGTATCAAGCGGTCCGACGAATGATTGACGGCAAAATAATGGCAAATTAACATCGCGCCACTATTTTGATATCAGTTGTGTCGAGGGATCGAACATGTACTCACCCGCCCTCGCGGGGAGGTTGTGCCTGGCTTTGCTGTGCCTGACTCCGCTGCACTCCGTTCATGCCGCTCCCACCCCCGGTGATACCGACCTGATCCGCGAACGCCAGGACCGCCTGCTCGAAGAGCAGCGCCGGCGCCTGGAAGAACTCAAGGACCTGCCCGGCAAGGAGGCTGTTCCCGAGGCCCCCGCGACCCCTGTCGATAGCCGCTGCTTCGTCATCCGGGACATCGAGCTCAAGGGCGCCGACAGCCTCGGCGCCGACGAGCAGCAGCGCCTGCTCAAGCCCTACATCGGCCAGTGCCTGGGCGTCAGCCAGCTCAACGAACTGCTCAAGGTCATCACCGACCGCTACATCGACAAGGGCCTGGTCACCAGCCGTGCCTACCTGCCGCAACAAGACCTGTCCACGGGCCATTTGCAGGTGCTGGTGGTCGAAGGCCGGCTCGAAGGCCTGAAGGGCGCCGAGGGTAGCCAGCTGTCGGACCGTGAGCTGTCCATGGCCTTTCCCGGCCAGGTCGGCGAGCGGGTCAACCTGCGGGAAATCGAACAACTGGTGGATCAGCTCAACCGCCTGCCGTCGAACCAGGCACAGATGGAGCTGGCGCCCGGCGCGGCCGTCGGCGGCAGCACGGTGCTGGTCAAGAACACCCCGCAGAAGCCCTGGCGGGTCGGCCTGTCGCGCAGCAACGACGGCCAGCGCAGCACCGGCGAACAGCAGTGGGGCACCACCTTCGACTGGGACAGCCCGCTGGGGCTGGCGGACCAGCTGGCGTTGCGCGGCGGCCACGATGCCATGAGCGACCACCAGCACACCTCCAACAACGCCATGCTCAATTACAGCCTGCCCTGGGGCTGGTGGAACTTCAGCTACACCTACAGCCAGAGCGAGTACCGCTCCCAGGCC
This portion of the Pseudomonas sp. MRSN 12121 genome encodes:
- a CDS encoding ShlB/FhaC/HecB family hemolysin secretion/activation protein, with product MYSPALAGRLCLALLCLTPLHSVHAAPTPGDTDLIRERQDRLLEEQRRRLEELKDLPGKEAVPEAPATPVDSRCFVIRDIELKGADSLGADEQQRLLKPYIGQCLGVSQLNELLKVITDRYIDKGLVTSRAYLPQQDLSTGHLQVLVVEGRLEGLKGAEGSQLSDRELSMAFPGQVGERVNLREIEQLVDQLNRLPSNQAQMELAPGAAVGGSTVLVKNTPQKPWRVGLSRSNDGQRSTGEQQWGTTFDWDSPLGLADQLALRGGHDAMSDHQHTSNNAMLNYSLPWGWWNFSYTYSQSEYRSQAQANGFNFKQTGDSQNHQLRAERVIYRDALSKTSLNAGLAYLRTNNFIEDSKLKLSSNRLSEAQFGLNHGRRVGSAFVNLDLGMQNGIGAFDAQGNDHPGPGEPNARYRKYTATLSYLQPFKLWGESLSFSSLMTGQRSEDVLFSPQRTSLGGQSSIRGYKDQSLSGDSGGYWRNDLRWSRPVTLGWLRPVFAEYGSSLGYDQGVIRGDRYNGDRHGRMSSNSLELFARGQHLATSVTFAHSLERPDALSEREAPIYFRLDFFL